The genomic window CTTAATCTTCTGAGTTGATACAAATTTTTATTGGTGTAGTTGCGTGGCTTAGAATGGACCTAATACTTCCATTTAAAGTTGGAGATGCTATAGAGACAAGATCCTATGACGCTGGTTATAGGGGCGCATGGTTCCGTGGCAAGGTACAATGTGCAATTTCTTTAACTCTTGCTTTTTCATGTTTGTAAATACATCTCTCCTTTGTCAGTACATTTTGAATTACTATGCACATGTATTTTCATACATGATACTTTCGTAAGTAATACTCTCTCTATTCCATAATGTTGTGCATATAGATTTTTGGAAATTTATAAGTTTGGTAAACtatgaccaagtttgtagagaaaatttCTAAATTTATGATACGAGGTATATATCATCAGATACATCATGAGCCCTACTTTTATATTGTATTTATTTGGTATTAGTAATGTTAATACTTTTCTCAATAAATCTAATCAAACCCTACAAGGTTTGACTTACCAAAAAGTCTATATGCTCTATTATGGATTAAAGGAAATATTATTTACTTTTCATGGTCACTATAACAAATTTCAAAGGTTAATAACTTAATCTTGTAGCTATATCTCTGAGTTTTGCATCATCAAAAAAGTACTGCCTTTGTTCGGGTTTATTAGGTCCTCCCCAAATCTTAAATTTTGAGATTACAAGGCCCCTCATCTATCCTCTCTCCTAACTGCATCGATATTTACTCAGTTTCTCTTGGTTTCCAAATCAGTGTTAATTCCCTTGCATTCATGCAAGCCATTCTGCTTATCTCATTTTGTGGTAATCCATCTCATATGCTCCAACTAGGATATTTTTACTTTTGAGTTTGGACAAAGGCCTATTTTGTTTTGCATTATGAGATGGGATGTTGCTAAACCATCTCAATTTTATTTCCAGCTCACCGACATGCGTATCAGGGAAGGTCACCTGGAGTGTCAGGTGGAGTATATAGACTATCCAGATGAAAGTAAGTAATTGTTTTTGCCGATAAATCAAGAATCCAATAAAATTATTTTCTTCTGTTGAATTTGTTATTTCCTACTCTAGGTTTGTTTGAGTGTTTGTCTATTTGGATAATTGTTTTAATTCTTCCGCCCAATTTTTTTGAAGAGAAGATATGCTGATTACTGTAGTCAAGGCTATCTTGAGCTGACGGCGAACTTTACAAAAACTTGTAGCTTAGCTCCCTTCCCACAACCTACATTTCTTGTAGCTTACTGAAGCAACACAAGGTTGTGGAGTAGCTCCACACTGTTGCAATAAAGTGTACATCACAAGTGTTGAAGGCATCATGAGTTCAATCCACACCTGTAGGCCTATGGTTGAGGCAGCTCGATTGGCCACATTGGTTGAGCGAGAGCGCTTGACCTGAGTGGAGCATAACTTGATGGCGCGTCCTCGGAACACTCCTGGCACTAGTCTGTCTTGAAGGCGCCTGTTCTCAATTGCTGACGCGGGAGCCTACCCCGCTCCGCACACCGCAATGCAAGTGGCAACCAATCAGATAGCAGATTTAATTTAGCCGTTAGGTTCAACGGCAGATGATATTCGTCATGTTATTGCTTTGCCCATAGTCGCTTTGTGACAAAATGTGACAAAACTAGGTGGACACGCAATCGCATAACTGTTGCATTCCAAGTCGGCTCGATCTGATACCACAACACTGAGCCACAACCCTCATGTGGGCCATAGACCCAATGCTTTGCCACCTCGTCGGCGCGAATCTCCTCCTCGACCTAGTGACGTGTCTCGTCATGGGGATCCGACTCCACCACGCCGCGAAGATCCATCGTGTGCCTGAAGATATTCACCTAGCCACAATGATTATTCACCTCGCCACCAAGATGTTTAACCCCCGTGTTATGACTACTCACCACGTCACTGAGATGTGTCTCCTTGGCGTCATGGGGATTCTCCATGCCATAGGATGATCGACCTGTCCTAAGCAGGGAGGATTCGCTCATGGGTTGGATGATCACCGTTCTGATGCTCAGGATCATTTGGCCCAGAATCGGAGACGGGCAGAGCGTGGTTACTATGAAGGGGATATTAGTGCTTCCAGTTCTTCAGGTCCCTTGTGTTTTAGCCTGAATGGCGTCCGATGGTGATAAATACAATGAACACTCCAAACCTAAAACTTGGCTTGATTATCTCGTTCAAATTGGTTGTAGTGATGATGGTGTTGCTATGAATCACCTCCCACTGGTGCTGGAGGGGTCAGCTCGAGCTTGGCTCAACCACTTGCCGCCCAACGGTATTTTCAGTTGGGGAGATTCTCAGAGGGTTTTTTGtcaaaaaaatatgaaggcacttacAAGCGGCCTGATGGATTGACGAAATTGTAGTTGTGCATCCAGAAGCCCAATGAAACCACTCAGGAGTATATCCAGAGATGGACTACACTTCATAATTTAGCAAGGCATCATATATTGCAACCTGTGCCTGAAACTTGGTTGCTTGGAAGTTGGCACCCTGGGCCGACTGATGGAAATAGCAAACAGCCATGCAAATGGCGGGGAAGAGGAGCGAACCCTTAGAGGCAAGGTACACACAGAGCCGTCTCATTAGAAGAATAACAATCAGTCAGGGCCAAGCATGAACAACAGTAATAACAGTAACAACAAGCGCAAGTCAGATGCGAAGATGGTGTCAGCGGCGCCGAGTTGGTGGCAATTGCCAATCAAAACAAAGGAAAAGGAAACCAGAAGGAAGAGTGGATGCCTCGTAAAAAGGCAGCCATAGAAGGTGATATTCTGGACAAACCGTGTATCATCCACACCACTAAGGACAATGATGGAAATCTTGTATACCTGAACCTCACCACTCGACAGTGGAGGGCTCTAAAGAGGACGATCTCAGGCAAGTTGGCTGGGCGTCAACGCCTTCTGAAGGCAAGAGCAAAGACGAAGAGGAGGATGAACTGTTATTTAGAGAGAAAGGCGTACGCTTGATCTTAGCAGATCCGAGTCAAAATGTGTGTAAGCTTTGCAGTCGGGATGTGAATGTCATCGTAATCTCAACTACTAAATACTTGGATTGGTCGGAAATATCCATTACTTTTGATTAGTCAGATCATCTAGTGCATGTTTTGACTCCGGATCAATAAGAGCTAATTGTAGATCCACTTCTAAATGGTTACCGACCATGGTATGGACTAATGGATGGCGACAATGGGATAAATATAATCTACGCCAGCACACTGAAGCACATGGGCATTCCCTTATCCAAGTTGAATGTGAGCCACATGCAGTTCCATGAAGTGATCGCAGGAAAGAAGCCTCGGTCTTTGGGGCTAATTACCTTGGAGGTAGTGCTTCGTGAAAAGATTTTTTCAGAAAGAGAACCTCATTTCGAGGTGGTGGATTTCTAGAGTGCATAGCATGCAATTATTGGGCGATCAGCCTACACCAAGTTTAGGGCTTGACCTGTTATGTGTATCTGAAACTTAAGATGCTTGGCCCAAAAGGCGTGATTACTATCTTTGGCAATGTCAAGAGAGCAGAGAATTGCCTGCTGAGGGAGTCGGATATCGCTGATGCTCATATGGTGGCATTCGACCTAGACCAATACAAGAAGACCGCAAATCAGGCTGATCCATCTTCGAGATGGTAGATTTCTAGAGTGCATATCATGCAATTCTTGGGTGATCCAGCTAAAACATTAATACTTACCAGCAAGCTTCTCAGTGGATTAGTTTAGGTAATCCACCAAGTACCTCTCATTGTCTTTCATAGCATGGGTGATTCTTTCTATGTCTTGTTCATGATGGGCCTTCTCCTTGTGTTGAAGATCTTTCAGGCTAAGGAAGTTCATCTGAAGTTGCCGATTTTCAGGGTTAAGCTTGTCGTTCTTTTTCTTCAGGCTCTCAACTTCCTCTCGGTACAGCTTGTTAAGTTTAGCAATTTCTTCAAACTCATTCAGTTGATCTTCAACCTTCTTGATTTTCAGTCGAGTATTTTCCTTCTCGTTCGCTAGCCGGGCATCCCTCTCCTTCATAGCCTTGGCCAGCTCGACAACTTTTGCCTCTAGTCTCTTTTGGATGGTTTCTGCACATATTCAATTCTCTAGTCAGTTGATCAACAATCTATTTTCAGCATGTGTATCTGTCGGAATCAGTTAGGACAGGGATCAGAAATAAGATTAACTAAAGATAGTCCAATTTATGGAACTTATCGCCATTGTAGTCTTCTCTTTTTCAAGTCGGTTGTTCTACATTAGCTCCTGCTCCAGTTAAGATGCAATTGATCCCTTTTCCGCAAATCATTGTACATGCTCATAGATTTTCTGTTCAAACAGAAGATGAAAATTAAAATGGGAGAGCAGTTCATTCGAGACTTCAACACTAACTGATTACAACTAATCACTaggaatctcgggggctacacccagtgggcgcaccgcgcgtgcccccactggaagaaaAGTCCTAAGACAAGAATTCAACTTTATTTTAGTAGGTTTTTTGGTATACGGCTGGTTGTCATGGGCTTGAAGCTTAGAGAGCCAAGTCTATGAAGTTCAAAAAGTAATTACTTCTAATTCAGTCGGTTCATCAGAATTGGCTGATTGCTATGGTCTTGGTGCATAGATAGCTAAGTCCATAAAGTACAAATATTCTCTACTACTTTAAAGACTTTGACCAACTGCTAGCAGTCAATCGTAGCCTCTGGGGCTACACCCAGTGTGTGCACTAATTGTGCCTTCTACTAGAAGAAAAGCACAAACTAAATTCGGTCAGATGACGGACATCTAACAGATAGCCATGGGCTTGGAGCTTAGAGTGCCAAGTCCGTGAAGTTCAAAGAATTTGTACTCTAGTTTAGTCGGAATTTGGCTGATGTCCATGGGCTTGGAGCTCAGAGAGCCAAGTCTatgaagttcaaaaaataaatCCTACTTCTACTCTTGCGACTGCGATCAACTACCAGCAATTAATTGGATCCTCAGGGGCTACGCCCACTGGGGCTAGAAAAGCACAAACTAATTCTATCGGATCTCTGGCATCCGAGTGGTTACCAATGGGCTTGGACTAAGAGAGCCAATTCTGTGAAAGTTGTGCCAACAAACCTGCAATGGCACATAATTTATCCGAGACTGTCAACACTAGTTTTCCATATGtgtaaattatttcttttatataCTGACAGAAAGGAGATGGAGTAGACTATACAAAGTTCCCCCAAAATGTCGTAATCAGAAAGCAGGTCAAAATAGGGAGATCATGTTACGACCTGCTTTTCCTCAGTGGTGTTGGGAGAATGATATTCTTGAGCATTGGCCACAGACGGATGTTCTAGCAGTTGTAAGCAGTCCTTGGAAAGTAGGTGACTTGATTGACTGGTGGTACAATGATTGTTTCTGGACTGGCAAAATTATCGAGTTTCTGGGTGAAGACAAAGTTAAGGTAAGAATTTATATTGGTGAACGCAAATGGCACTAGGTTGCTCCTTTCATGAAATCAAATACCTAGCCATTTTTATGTGAACTCATGTTAATTGTTTTGTTCAAAAGGTTAACAGATTTTCCATTTTCAGAAAATCACATTAGGGTTGGAGTATGAATGGATATTCTTCTTTTTTTTGCATATAATGATTTCTAAAGTTGTTATGCTTTTTTTTGACCTGATGCAATTTATTATGCTTTTTTGATCGGACACAAGTTATTTCTTGTTTAGGCTGGACTCAAGTTTTATGCTTGCTATACCCGCACATAATTATTTAGTGAACATGTTGCACACATGTTGATTTCAAGTCGTGCTTGCTATATTTGCACAAAGATTATACTATATATTCTTGTGTCGTACCGGTGCATGGGGATAATGTGAAATGGAGAAAGGACTACAAGTTGTAAGCTATCAAACAAGTAATGATCCTTAGTGCTAAGTCACAAGCATTTCTtaaaagaaaattcatattcataacacTAGGAGAAGAACCAcaattttaaatatatatatatatctaccaCTGGTGTTGTTGGTACCAAACTTTGCTCGTGCTATAGATGAAAAATTTATAGCGATCTTACCCTAAGTATGAGGGGTATGGCATCTGAAAGAAGGCAATGCTTTCTATTCGAGAAAAGGATTTGAATGTCTCTATGCACACATGGTTTGTTGTTTTGTTTGTAATGTAATATTTTCTTGTTTGGATTTTATTTGTAGTGATAATAAACTTATTTCCCTTTTCATTGCATGAGTGTATAATTTACAATACTTGCATTTGTTGCTTCGTTTGGTGGTGCATTTAAAATGAGTTGTATTGTACTTTTTCTACTTGGTCCTTGTCTACAGATAATTTGTCCTGAGATACCAATAGGTGAAGGTGGATGCTGGGCTGCCGATACCAAGGACCTTAGGCCAGCGCTTGATTGGTCCCTCTTAAAAGGTTGGATCGCCCCTCTTTCACAGGTAACTGCACCGTCATTTACTGCTTGATGAAAATTCCTATTTGATCTCATACTTTATAGTACTATAACAAGTTTTCTGAATACCAACGTGCACATTTTACAAGGTTTGTAAAATCATGTGCAATTAATAAGATTCTACAACGTTTGTTAAAGGTCATATGCAAGTAACATGTTCTACATCATAGTTTCAAATACACAGTCAGCTAAATGATGTTGATTGATAATTAGTTAGCATACCCTGTTTGTTCCCTAAAGAAGACTAATAATATTTTCCCTAGTGGGAGTATTTTTATGGTTAAACGTGTTGTGTTCTCAATCTTCCATTTTGTTCAGGATGGTTTAATACCCTCTTGTTTTTCATTTGATGCGAAATTTACATTTAGTAACTATAATTGGTCATCAGGATTTCTATGGAATTCCTCACGGGTATTCTCGTTTGTTGAAGTTGAATTTTTGGAGGATACTTGGTGTTCTTGGTATTTATTTCTTCCCAAGTCACAAAACGCAAAATTATGCTAGTTGGGATATTTTTGTTTGGTTAATGATAATGGATTCCAGTGTGACCCTTCTTTGGGAGAAGAGTGATCAAGCTTTCTGCCTCTTCTCACTGTTGTTTCTTACATTCCATTAACATGCTTGATAATTTTGATCCAATAGGGATCTACAAGTCCAAGTCGTGTAAGATGATTCTCTACTATGAAAAACCATAGAGAAGAGCACTACTAGTAGTTATTATCAGCAAGAGCAACCTTTTCTTAGTTTGGTTTTTACTGAGTGTCTACTTGATTATTGTTTTCAGTTTTTACCATCCCCTTATTCCACAGTTTGCCCCATCTAACAAATTTAATCCCTTACGTGGTTTAGTGTCATGTGGCATATGATAGCCTATGAAATAAAACACAAAGGTGAGGAAAAGACAAAAATGGATAAATCAGATAATTCTTGACTTATGGGGACGGGGGTAATATGTTGAAAGTTACACACGTGGAGTGTTGATGCCAACGAGATATAAAAAGTCTACTTGGCCCCCTTAGGTTTTGTGTTCTGGCCCCTCAAGGTTTAGACCCTGATCAACCCCCTGAAGTGGTTTTGGTGTGTGGCATCACACGTGGGGTGTTGACATGTATTAGTTGCCAGTATGGGCTATCATATCACATTGGATCTGAGTATCATTGAAATAAAAGTGTTATTACTCTCTTTATCCCTAAAGCCCAAAAAAGGAAGAAAGCATCACATCCTTGGCAGCATATCCTGTCATGGTGGCAAAATGACCCTCAAACATCAGATGGGGTTATTTGGATGGTGCTATCCAATAGTGAATACATGTTAGAAATCCGAGGGGAAGACAATCATACAAGGCCAACGATCACAACAATATGTCATAGAGGCATTACGTTTGATGACGGAGTTTGAACACGAGGCCTACACCTTCAATGCAGGACTACGAGTGCTCCTGTCCTTTCATATTGCTAGAATATCACACGTCGGTTGACCAAGCGTCAACACATGCTACCCACTCCCTTAGCACATCTCTGCTATTATGGGCATTGGTTACATTCCCCACAATATAAATGTCATTAAATTGCGAGTAGTGCTAAAATATCAGAGGCACATACCCTGTGGGCCTGACAGACCAAGTCGACCAAAGAGTGCCTATGGGTCCCCGAGGTCTAGAGCCAATCGTGCAAAGTTGGGCACTTG from Triticum aestivum cultivar Chinese Spring chromosome 3B, IWGSC CS RefSeq v2.1, whole genome shotgun sequence includes these protein-coding regions:
- the LOC123066456 gene encoding uncharacterized protein, which codes for MDLILPFKVGDAIETRSYDAGYRGAWFRGKLTDMRIREGHLECQVEYIDYPDEKRRWSRLYKVPPKCRNQKAGQNREIMLRPAFPQWCWENDILEHWPQTDVLAVVSSPWKVGDLIDWWYNDCFWTGKIIEFLGEDKVKIICPEIPIGEGGCWAADTKDLRPALDWSLLKGWIAPLSQVYKTRRINRCCWRELHRFKIPLSGCMKKLPHRPLGSLKGKWWRMRLRRMRKMFIFDLHILGMSLLRSLAGRSSVFSCSMSV